The following are encoded in a window of Streptomyces sp. 11x1 genomic DNA:
- a CDS encoding purine-nucleoside phosphorylase, with protein MNASLLPDDIQGDPYAAAADAAARLRELTGAETHDVALVMGSGWAPAVDALGAPEAEFQVTELPGFPPPAVEGHGGKVRSYRIGDKRALVFLGRTHYYEGRGVAAVAHGVRTAVAAGVKTIVLTNGCGGLREGMRPGQPVLISDHLNLTATSPIVGANFVDLTDLYSPRLRALCKEIDPSLEEGVYAQFTGPHYETPAEIRMARVIGADLVGMSTVLEAIAAREAGAEILGISLVTNLAAGMTGEPLNHEEVLQAGRDSATRMGALLTQVLNRL; from the coding sequence GTGAACGCATCTCTTCTTCCGGACGACATCCAGGGCGACCCGTACGCCGCCGCCGCCGACGCCGCCGCGCGCCTGCGTGAGCTGACGGGCGCCGAGACCCACGACGTCGCCCTCGTGATGGGCTCCGGCTGGGCCCCGGCCGTGGACGCCCTGGGCGCGCCCGAGGCCGAGTTCCAGGTCACCGAGCTGCCCGGCTTCCCACCGCCGGCGGTCGAGGGGCACGGCGGCAAGGTCCGCTCGTACAGGATCGGCGACAAGCGCGCGCTCGTCTTCCTGGGCCGCACCCACTACTACGAGGGGCGCGGCGTCGCCGCCGTCGCGCACGGCGTCCGTACGGCCGTCGCCGCCGGTGTGAAGACGATCGTCCTCACCAACGGCTGCGGTGGTCTGCGCGAGGGCATGCGTCCCGGCCAGCCGGTGCTGATCAGCGACCACCTCAACCTGACGGCGACGTCGCCGATCGTCGGCGCGAACTTCGTCGACCTCACGGACCTCTACTCCCCGCGCCTGCGCGCCCTGTGCAAGGAGATCGACCCCTCCCTGGAGGAGGGCGTCTACGCGCAGTTCACGGGCCCGCACTACGAGACCCCGGCGGAGATCCGCATGGCCCGCGTGATCGGCGCGGACCTCGTCGGGATGTCCACGGTCCTGGAGGCCATCGCCGCGCGCGAGGCGGGCGCCGAGATCCTGGGCATCTCCCTGGTGACGAACCTGGCGGCCGGGATGACGGGCGAGCCCCTCAACCACGAGGAGGTCCTCCAGGCGGGCCGCGACTCGGCGACCCGCATGGGCGCGCTGCTGACGCAGGTCCTGAACCGGCTGTAG